One window from the genome of Cryobacterium sp. GrIS_2_6 encodes:
- a CDS encoding MDR family MFS transporter — MAEIAIATTTHENTTGTTAGTAGTDTAANAAAVSAVAVSAAEAALGVRNRLVITLLLISTFVVILNETIMGVALPRLMEDLSISASAAQWLTSAFMLTMAVVIPITGFLLQRYNTRPVFIAAMTLFSTGTLIAALAPGFTVLLVARVVQATGTAIMFPLLLTTVMTLVPAAHLGRMMGNISIVISVAPAIGPTISGAILSVLDWRWMFILVLPIALTALVVGGILMKNVTTPTKTPIDVLSVILSALGFGGLVYGLSNLGAAGGGIGSVSGWLPLAVGALGLTAFILRQLSLQKRNRALLDLRTFRSRTFTFAIVMMAISMMALFGTIILLPIYIQTVLGLDTLTTGLMLLPGGLVMGLLAPLVGRLYDRSGPTRLLVTGSVIVSAVFWGMTLLNEHSAPWMVVAAHVTLSLGLALLFTPLFTAGLAAVRPELYSHGSAMVGTIQQLAGAFGTALFVTVMASVAASQLTTGATAVSATSAGIHAAFLCGAVISLFAIPAAFFIRRAPADAGDAAAGAPAH, encoded by the coding sequence ATGGCTGAAATCGCCATCGCCACCACCACACACGAGAACACGACAGGCACGACCGCGGGCACCGCGGGCACGGATACCGCGGCGAACGCTGCCGCGGTCTCTGCCGTCGCAGTCTCAGCGGCCGAGGCTGCCCTCGGCGTGCGCAACCGCCTCGTCATCACCCTGCTCCTCATCTCCACGTTCGTCGTGATCCTGAACGAGACGATCATGGGCGTGGCTCTGCCGCGGCTGATGGAAGACCTCAGCATCTCTGCGAGCGCAGCCCAGTGGCTGACCAGCGCATTCATGCTCACGATGGCCGTTGTCATTCCGATCACCGGGTTCCTGTTGCAGCGTTACAACACCCGTCCGGTGTTCATCGCCGCGATGACCCTGTTCAGCACCGGAACGCTGATCGCGGCACTCGCACCCGGATTCACCGTGCTGCTCGTGGCCCGCGTGGTGCAGGCCACCGGAACGGCGATCATGTTCCCGCTGCTGCTCACGACCGTGATGACGCTCGTGCCGGCGGCGCACCTCGGGCGCATGATGGGGAACATCTCCATCGTGATCTCGGTCGCTCCGGCGATCGGCCCGACGATTTCCGGCGCGATCCTGAGCGTGCTCGACTGGCGCTGGATGTTCATCCTCGTGCTCCCGATCGCGCTGACCGCCCTCGTCGTCGGCGGCATCCTGATGAAGAACGTGACGACGCCGACCAAGACTCCGATCGACGTGCTTTCGGTGATCCTCTCCGCGCTTGGCTTCGGTGGGCTCGTCTACGGGCTGAGCAACCTGGGCGCTGCGGGCGGCGGCATCGGCTCGGTGTCCGGCTGGCTGCCGCTCGCCGTCGGCGCGCTCGGCCTCACGGCGTTCATCCTGCGTCAGCTGTCCCTGCAGAAGCGCAACCGCGCCCTGCTCGACCTGCGCACCTTCCGCTCGCGCACCTTCACGTTCGCGATCGTGATGATGGCGATCAGCATGATGGCCCTATTCGGCACCATCATCCTGCTGCCGATCTACATTCAGACCGTGCTCGGCCTCGACACGCTCACCACCGGGCTGATGCTGCTGCCCGGGGGGCTCGTGATGGGCCTGCTCGCGCCGCTCGTGGGACGGCTCTACGACCGGTCGGGCCCCACCCGGCTCCTCGTTACTGGCTCGGTGATCGTGAGCGCGGTGTTCTGGGGGATGACCCTGCTGAACGAGCACAGCGCGCCGTGGATGGTCGTCGCTGCGCACGTGACCCTGAGCCTCGGCCTCGCCCTGCTCTTCACTCCGCTGTTCACCGCGGGGCTGGCTGCTGTGCGCCCCGAGCTCTACTCGCACGGCAGCGCCATGGTCGGCACAATTCAGCAACTCGCTGGCGCGTTCGGCACCGCCCTGTTCGTGACGGTGATGGCCTCCGTTGCGGCGTCCCAGCTGACGACCGGGGCGACGGCCGTCTCTGCGACGAGTGCGGGCATCCACGCTGCGTTCCTCTGTGGCGCCGTGATCTCCCTCTTCGCAATCCCGGCCGCGTTCTTCATCCGGCGTGCACCGGCGGATGCCGGCGACGCGGCTGCCGGCGCCCCCGCGCACTGA
- a CDS encoding helix-turn-helix domain-containing protein, translated as MNVSPAEPRGLAVTELLQILDGAGLRLASGPPQLRLPLTSPTLYDPWLPPTGPRSGILLGIGLHPAAPESAEVIRDAARRGFGAVVVKSLSLSVETLAAVADAAGIALLVVVDEIEWRQLDALINSALTTVAETDGSLSTQPVGDLFALANAIAATIGGATAIEDLQERILAYSTLPGQMIDDDRREGILGRQVPFLPENAEQYASVFRATGALHLPGVPPALDRLAVAVRAGTQALGSIWVVDATGELEPDAERALERAADIASLHLLRARSAADLARQQRAELLRRLLGGGDDATLVAGQLSLDSTGPFVVVAFQPEFTLAGDAVRLNRLVDLIAIHCEAHQHGAECVVIGTTVYALFTGSGGEPRRAEAMAQRLVARAATGLRVSVRASVGLPVTSIGQVGRSRHEADLVLLLLANRPTARPVLSALDARSSLALLELAQVFRDSPRLQSQQARDVLEFDQRRGTDYAKTLRTYLDCARDSATTAARLSVHQNTLRYRLRRAHELFGVDLANPEDTLTLWLGLRVAEFD; from the coding sequence ATGAACGTCTCCCCCGCCGAACCGCGGGGCCTGGCCGTGACGGAGCTGCTGCAGATTCTGGATGGCGCGGGGCTCCGGCTCGCGTCCGGTCCACCGCAGCTGCGGCTGCCGCTGACGAGCCCGACTCTCTACGATCCCTGGCTTCCGCCGACCGGGCCGCGCAGCGGCATCCTGCTCGGAATCGGCCTGCACCCGGCGGCCCCCGAGTCGGCGGAGGTCATCCGTGATGCCGCACGCCGCGGGTTCGGGGCCGTGGTCGTGAAGTCGCTGTCGCTGAGCGTGGAGACCCTCGCCGCGGTGGCGGATGCCGCCGGCATCGCGCTGCTGGTCGTCGTCGACGAGATCGAGTGGCGGCAGCTGGACGCGCTGATCAACTCCGCCCTGACCACGGTCGCAGAGACCGATGGGTCCCTCTCCACCCAGCCGGTGGGCGACCTGTTCGCGCTGGCGAATGCGATCGCCGCCACGATCGGCGGCGCGACCGCCATCGAGGACCTGCAGGAGCGCATCCTGGCTTACTCGACCCTGCCGGGGCAGATGATCGACGACGACCGAAGGGAGGGCATCCTCGGCCGCCAGGTGCCGTTCCTCCCCGAGAACGCCGAGCAATATGCCTCGGTGTTCCGGGCGACGGGCGCGCTGCACCTTCCCGGCGTGCCGCCGGCGCTGGACCGGCTTGCGGTCGCCGTGCGGGCGGGCACGCAGGCGCTCGGTTCAATCTGGGTCGTGGATGCGACGGGGGAACTCGAACCGGATGCCGAACGAGCCCTGGAGCGCGCCGCGGACATCGCTTCCCTGCATCTGCTGCGGGCGCGCAGCGCCGCCGACCTCGCCCGGCAGCAGCGCGCTGAGCTGCTGCGTCGCCTGCTCGGTGGGGGTGACGACGCGACCCTCGTGGCCGGGCAACTGAGTCTGGACTCGACGGGCCCGTTTGTCGTGGTCGCCTTCCAGCCCGAGTTCACCCTGGCCGGAGACGCGGTGCGGCTGAACCGGCTGGTCGACCTGATCGCGATCCACTGCGAGGCCCACCAGCACGGCGCGGAATGCGTGGTCATCGGCACGACCGTCTATGCGCTCTTCACCGGGTCCGGGGGCGAGCCTCGTCGGGCCGAGGCCATGGCCCAGCGGCTGGTAGCCCGGGCCGCGACGGGCCTGCGGGTGTCGGTACGGGCATCCGTCGGACTGCCGGTGACGAGCATCGGGCAGGTCGGGCGCTCGCGGCATGAAGCCGATTTGGTGCTGCTGCTCCTGGCTAACCGGCCGACGGCCAGACCAGTGCTGAGCGCGCTCGACGCCCGCAGCAGCCTCGCCCTGCTCGAACTGGCCCAGGTGTTTCGGGACAGTCCGCGGCTCCAGTCGCAGCAGGCGCGTGATGTGCTGGAGTTCGATCAGCGCCGGGGCACGGACTACGCGAAGACGCTGCGCACCTACCTGGACTGCGCACGGGATTCGGCCACGACCGCCGCTCGCCTCTCGGTGCACCAGAACACGCTGCGCTACCGGCTGCGCCGGGCACATGAGCTGTTCGGAGTGGACCTCGCCAACCCGGAAGACACCCTCACCCTGTGGCTCGGCCTGCGGGTGGCCGAGTTCGATTGA